The following nucleotide sequence is from Labeo rohita strain BAU-BD-2019 chromosome 3, IGBB_LRoh.1.0, whole genome shotgun sequence.
TCTCTAAAGGAGAACAAAAAAGACAAGCTTTTTCAAATACTTTGGACAGTCTTTTTCATATGAGGACTGGGGCTGTCATGCATCCAAAATGATAAAGAGCGTTgttaaaagtatcataaaagtgtTCATGTGACTTGCGTGCTGTATTCCAAGTCTTTGgaaaccatatgtgaccctggaccacaaaaccagtcaattttgatcatctgaataaaaaaggaataaataagctttccactgatgtatgattttttttataatatgacgatatttggtcgagatacaactatttgaaaatctggaatctaaggaatatgaacattttaaaatcatataatgAGATGCTTCTCACTGGAAGCTATTTTAGTTGAACTTAAGAACTGGAGCAGTTCAATTTGCAAAGGAAGCATTCAGACCAAATTTATTAACTGGATCAACTGATTTACTCAAAGATTTGACTCAAAACTTGAAAGAACAATTTTGTTCACATATTGGACATTGTTACTTCTTTCGTGAATTCTTGTGAACGCACCAAAGAGAGCTAAGCCTGATTTTAAGTCAATAACCAAATTAAATCTTGATCTTACACAACGCTTCTTTATGACTTTAGAATATATATAAGCAGCTTTAATGCTGCTTTTTGTAATTTGGGTGCTTGACGACTCCAGTCCTCACATGAATGAAAacaagtatatttttagaaacTCTGCTtccggtaaaaaaaaaaaaaatgatacaggAATGGAGAGTCAGTGAACTCagtaaaatattcaagtaaaataaacaattccTTAACCACTTCATTTCAGAATGACTGAATACTTCCCTTAAGATTTCACAACAACCAGACCGTAATCCTGTGTGCTCTGTATTTGTGTGCTTTATATCTTTAGGCAGCAAATAAGCAGTATTTCATTTCTACTCCCCTGATGTCTGCCGAGGCATCTGGTTCATCTGGTGGGAATGTGGTGACTGTGTCTGGTTCTGCCGCATCATCCTCCAGCCATGTTGGGGAAGAAAAGGTCGGCAGGAGCCTGGCGGGGAGCAAGTATGTGAAGCTCAACGTGGGGGGGTACGCTCCACTACACAACAGTCCAGACGCTCACCAAGGAAGATAGTCTGCTCAGGAGTATTTGTGACGGGAGCACAGAGGTCACCATAGACTCTGAGGGTAAGAACAAGCATGGTAATGTGTTGGTATTAgtggtgtaacgatacatgtattcgtaccgaaccgtcacggtacAGGCATCTTGGTTTGGTGCATGAGGCCATACAgtgaatacaggcaattcaccctcaatccagaagggggcgcccgcAGTAATGCAGCTTTGTTTTATAAccgccagcagaagaacagcgaatgctgTGAGTTatgcacttgaaaacaaagaccactagacagtgaccatgtgttGATTCTGAATGCGTCTCTTACTGACAgaggagtataacgttacttttAAGTCTTGTGCACTCAACTGTCTGCGAAacggagctttgtgctcttgtatcctatcTCTCTCATTCgccacaaatccaaatattccataatatttccatatttgcgatgcatccaaatgctaaactattatttattatgtaaattatagactttgtacttctaacggtgacacagtgaggcaGGCGCACCGATGTTTGGTTCAATgcgttttattttgataaagtaccaactgcactgtcaagttagcaatgctggaagcctggaactgatatgttttgtgtttgtgtgcgccggcGCGATTACTTTAattttcctcataccagcaaaatcaacttaaacaaaaaaacaaatagaatgtcgCTTTGTGCCATTTGAgattcctttctgtcacaaaactgaactgaaactcagcaaatataggctacgttacaTGTGCGACATGAGTTTTTTCTCCTTGTCTATTAGTTAactcaattaaatatatttcaagtacttattccttgtatgtatatatgtactgcagattttttAGTCTAtctatgacattaatttgatataatatttagtattttcacatgtaggtggaaaaaattgtaatttgtactactgtctgtttaaaataaatgaaaagaaacctagcatagtagatttgtttttttgtttttgtttttttttctgttgtaccgaaatcatATCGATCGGTGACCctcgaaccgaggtacgtaccaAACCATGACATCtgtgtatcgttacacccctagttgGTATACACTTCCTTTCAAAAGTTCGGAGTTGGTAAGGTCTGATCTCACCATTGAAACttagactaaatccagaagaactgtggcgaTGTCTCAAAGACATGTAAAGAAACCTTTTTAGAAGCTACCTGAATAACTATGCACAAGTGTATCTAGGGgaaaagctgttttaaacacAAAGGGTGGTCAAACCAAATGTTTTGATTTGCTTATTATAagttaattgattaaaaaatctatttatgacattatttttgaaaggATTCTCACcttatttacagtgtttttttttttgttttttttttacacaagtgcctaaaaatGTTCACAGGTTTCTTCAAGCCTTATTCTAGTTAGCTGCAGAAACTAGATCAGagatgtatatttaaatgtgtgttcaCTTGCTCTTTAAGGCTGGGTGGTACTGGACAGATGTGGGAGACACTTTTCCTTAGTGCTGAACTTCCTGCGGGACGGGACGGTTCCTTTGCCAGAGAGCACACGGGAGCTTGAGGAGGTGTTGAAGGAGGCGCAATACTACAGGCTTCAGGGTCTTGTGCAGCACTGCTTGACCACATTACAGGTTAGAGGATCCACTGTGCTGTGTTTCTGTGTCAATAGCATGTGTCTATAGAGAAGTTGAATGTTTCTTTGCGCCAAGTTTGTCTGTCAGTTACTAATGGCTTGTTTGATGTTGATGCAGAAACGCAGGGATGTCTGCAGGGGATGTCACATTCCTATGATCACTTCAGCCAAAGAGGAACAGAGGATGATAGCCACCTGTAGGAAGGTGAGATATCAAAGGGGAATATTTGCTTCCCCCTTAGAccaaaacaacaagaaaaaatagaTCTATTTAGGTTGCAATACACAACTTTGCCCAGATTTTTGCCCTGATGCACAGTCTGGAGGAGTCAGCGCTTGTTGCCAGAAGTCAGAGCCAGTTTGCAGATATTGGTCAGTTGTGAAAGTCGTGTAGTGTACAATAGGAACtgacttgactttttttttttttttaattcaaattatgaTTCCATCTAATCacatttgatattttgagctgattttagaatgtattttgttgtcgttttttcaTGCATCTCTCAAGCAATGTGGCACAAATGTCTGTGGCTGTGTTTACACTGgcacaaaaaataatttgttttgctCACATCTGACACAGATTGGAATTTTCTGTGTAAACACAAAAATTCGCacaagatctttttttttcattctatctgaaccctttccaaataTGGTTTTAAATCAGATACTAGGGATGTTCATTTcggttatttttcctaaccgaCACATCGTTCGTTAAccgacaagattattttaaattagaatttaattattttagaaaggataagtgtctggacccattaaaaataccaaaattagTTTTCCAgggattaattttacatgcacaaaaagcagcaacaacagaacatgagggTTCACAACATGAGGACAAATCACATCACGCACCTGCAGCGCTTCTGTATGTGAACggagaaaaacataataaagctAGGCTAGCctatatataatgaatgaataggcctatacaatacattttttacttaattaacaaaatgagagaaaaaattgtgcaacaagtagctagtatgcagagttttggtttatttttgcgCTGCGCGAAAGGGAGACGGCTGAAAACGGTAtcctgtttttctttatttttacaaaagcacaaagatttgtttatattgtgaatgtacacaaataaaagcaaaccgTTTACAGTTTCGATTATCTGTATGACTAGAAGGAGTCGTTTCCACAGTTAGAAggaaaaatttatatactttttaacctcaaatgctcatcttgtctagctctgcgtgaactctgtgtattttggttcaagatagttagggtaggttgcaaaactcctatctcattttctccgccaacttcaaaatcgtcctaaaaattgaaattgttttggaaaataaccgattgtttcacttcttcattggctgggatcatttagagccctttgaagctgcactatatggagagaaatcatgaaatgttttcctcaaaaaacataatttcttgaaggttttttacagagggatttgcgTTTATATAATTCACCTAATTTATATACGAATTCATCCCTAAAACACGttgaaatgtgtttgtttgtctgtcagtATGCccttatttataaaaatagatTTGTATGCAAATGAGGACacgtttaattaaataatgcaccatttgcatatttaaacaacattccAAAAAACTTTTAGTACAAAAAAATAGTCTTAATGTCCTATGATTAACCAGCTGGGAAGTATGGTGATAtctattagttatttatttatttatttttattttttttatttttttcaacctTATTCATCTGTGGTGTCTTGGTTTTAAAGTCATGTtgtgtattccagcctttaaGGACCCAAATAGATATATATTCTGCTGCCTTATATGGGTGTATGGTATGGAACTCTGAGGAAAATGACATTGATATTAATATGACGATGAGATTCTTATGG
It contains:
- the kctd13 gene encoding LOW QUALITY PROTEIN: BTB/POZ domain-containing adapter for CUL3-mediated RhoA degradation protein 1 (The sequence of the model RefSeq protein was modified relative to this genomic sequence to represent the inferred CDS: deleted 1 base in 1 codon), coding for MSAEASGSSGGNVVTVSGSAASSSSHVGEEKVGRSLAGSKYVKLNVGGTLHYTTVQTLTKEDSLLRSICDGSTEVTIDSEGWVVLDRCGRHFSLVLNFLRDGTVPLPESTRELEEVLKEAQYYRLQGLVQHCLTTLQKRRDVCRGCHIPMITSAKEEQRMIATCRKPVVKLQNNRGNNKYSYTSNSDDNLLKNIELFDKLGLRFNGRVLFIKDVLGDEICCWSFYGEGRKIAEVCCTSIVYATEKKQTKVEFPEARIFEETLNILIYENGRGSGSGGMALLESGGVSSPGVGQSEEEGAGVGGGDRRVRRIHVRRHIMHDERGHGQQTVYKD